In one Dreissena polymorpha isolate Duluth1 chromosome 7, UMN_Dpol_1.0, whole genome shotgun sequence genomic region, the following are encoded:
- the LOC127837262 gene encoding uncharacterized protein LOC127837262, with amino-acid sequence MSVKQYVCGPCLEEKGEIEGVVYCTECEEPLCDQCKQDHARIKVSKHHTLCDIAAVPPPEIKELLKSLIACPNHEKEEAVYMCKDHDMTCCNKCAMADHRKCEEVKVLADILHDTKADCSALKAVLHDLQQQGERLLDHERQHEELLSEIESEALSSLQTIKQKLLDMYAQLVNNVLSAIADKKKVIIEKLKTNNEKSSQFLKDVKQQSTYIEHVEKFGTHEQVVLLQRRLEKEPVCRLKSSVGELDKSRSKSSFKCVEDTSFDCLLIKIKNSLRIENFNCDVSETGSDTDNSHYKPYTERIPELQSSKSLRTIPVDDKAKRLEPSSCIWIDKYIVISLNRSHVLLVIVEGSDFVISQFNFDSIRWSVSKTGPTDMVITLPGDNKMKFAQLRYGNVHVVTELKTRVPYDHVTRNAPLNQYICMSNSKGQIDILNNDGTLLREISLSSDIKELVHSVLSLCNFNAYNRTLIISNSEKQKLVMLNLNGQTASEYNHPDLRGPNQIAVDNNGNVYMTSDNQIIHQISPSGQYIRSNLLEKGIQCPYGLCFNSTFDKIAVSSVVFGNPHLRVYTFT; translated from the coding sequence ATGTCTGTCAAACAATACGTATGCGGCCCCTGTTTGGAGGAGAAAGGGGAAATAGAGGGCGTTGTGTATTGTACAGAATGTGAGGAACCACTTTGCGATCAGTGTAAGCAGGATCATGCAAGAATAAAGGTTTCCAAACACCACACGTTGTGTGACATTGCGGCAGTACCTCCCCCGGAGATAAAGGAACTTTTGAAATCATTGATTGCATGTCCGAATCACGAAAAAGAAgaagctgtttacatgtgtaAAGACCACGATATGACCTGCTGTAATAAGTGTGCGATGGCTGATCACAGAAAGTGCGAGGAAGTGAAGGTACTGGCTGATATTTTGCATGACACAAAAGCGGATTGTTCAGCATTGAAGGCAGTGTTGCATGACTTGCAACAGCAAGGCGAGCGTCTTTTGGACCATGAACGCCAACACGAAGAATTGCTATCTGAAATAGAAAGTGAAGCGTTGTCATCACTTCAAACTATAAAACAGAAACTCTTAGACATGTATGCGCAACTTGTGAATAACGTGTTATCTGCTATTGCTGATAAGAAGAAAGTGATAAtagaaaaattgaaaacaaacaacgaaAAGTCAAGTCAGTTTTTGAAAGACGTCAAACAACAGTCAACTTATATTGAACACGTTGAGAAATTTGGAACTCATGAACAAGTTGTTCTCCTTCAGCGCCGCCTTGAAAAGGAGCCGGTATGTCGTTTGAAATCATCCGTTGGTGAATTGGACAAAAGTAGAAGCAAATCTAGCTTCAAATGTGTTGAGGATACCTCTTTCGATTGTTTactgataaaaattaaaaattcctTGCGAATTGAAAACTTCAATTGTGATGTAAGCGAAACAGGTTCCGATACCGATAACAGTCATTATAAGCCATATACGGAGCGAATTCCAGAGCTTCAATCTTCTAAATCTTTACGTACTATACCCGTTGATGACAAGGCAAAACGTCTCGAACCTAGTTCATGCATATGGATAGATAAGTACATTGTTATATCTTTAAATAGATCACATGTTTTACTAGTGATTGTGGAAGGCAGTGACTTTGTAATATCACAATTCAATTTTGACTCTATTCGTTGGTCGGTTTCTAAAACTGGCCCGACGGACATGGTGATTACTTTACCAGGTGATAACAAAATGAAATTTGCACAACTACGTTATGGAAATGTTCACGTTGTGACAGAACTCAAAACACGAGTCCCGTATGACCACGTTACTAGAAATGCCCCACTAAACCAGTACATTTGTATGTCAAATAGCAAGGGGCAGATCGATATTCTTAATAATGATGGAACGTTGCTTCGTGAAATCAGTTTAAGCTCAGACATAAAAGAGTTGGTGCATTCTGTATTAAGTTTGTGTAATTTTAATGCGTATAACCGCACGTTAATAATTTCAAATAGTGAAAAACAAAAACTGGTGATGTTGAACTTAAATGGACAAACAGCATCTGAATATAATCACCCAGATCTACGTGGTCCAAACCAAATTGCCGTAGATAATAATGGCAATGTGTATATGACATCCGATAATCAAATCATACATCAAATCAGTCCTAGTGGACAGTACATTAGATCTAATCTGTTAGAGAAAGGAATACAGTGTCCATACGGTTTATGTTTCAATAGCACATTTGATAAAATTGCTGTTAGTAGTGTTGTGTTCGGCAATCCACACCTTCGAGTGTATACATTTACTTGA